In the Pogoniulus pusillus isolate bPogPus1 chromosome 4, bPogPus1.pri, whole genome shotgun sequence genome, one interval contains:
- the FAM118A gene encoding protein FAM118A: MDSPERSVIRSEQKSRKFLKSLVRKQPRDLLLVIGTGVSAAVAPGVPALCSWRSCIEAVIEAAEQLEVLHPGDVAEFRKKVSKDRDLLVVAHDLIRKMSPRTGDTKPNFFQDCLMEVFDNLEEHIQNPVVLQSILRLMERGTMVLTTNYDNLLEIFGQQQGKPMESLDLKDKDKVLQWARGHIKYGVLHIHGLYTDPCGMVLDPSGYKDVTQDPQVMEVLQDLYRTKSFLFLGCGETLRDQIFQALFLYTVKNKVDLEHYMLVLKENEDHFFKLQADMLLHGVKVVSYGDCFEQFPEYVQDLSARICKQRSPDADRVDSTTLLGAACVDCAKRKLGGNSTDSPKRIKQSDTDMPSTE, encoded by the exons ATGGATTCACCAGAACGCTCAGTAATCAGGAGTGAGCAGAAGTCCAG AAAATTCTTGAAAAGCCTCGTAAGAAAGCAGCCTCGGGACCTGCTTCTTGTGATTGGCACTGGGGTGAGTGCTGCAGTAGCGCCGGGagtcccagccctgtgctcctgGAGGAGCTGCATTGAGGCTGTCATTGAAGCAGCCGaacagctggaggtgctgcaccCCGGAGACGTGGCTGAATTCCGGAAGAAAGTGAGcaaagacagggacctgctggtggTTGCACATGACCTCATCAGGAAAATGTCACCA cgTACCGGGGACACGAAACCCAACTTCTTCCAGGACTGCTTAATGGAGGTGTTTGATAATTTAGAAGAGCACATCCAGAACCCTGTAGTTCTGCAGTCGATTCTGAGGCTCATGGAGAGAGGCACAATGGTTCTGACCACCAACTATGATAATTTACTTGAAATATTTGGTCAGCAGCAGGGTAAACCTATGGAGTCACTGGACTTGAAAGACAAGGATAAG GTTCTTCAGTGGGCAAGAGGCCACATAAAATACGGAGTTCTTCATATTCATGGCTTATATACAGACCCCTGTGGAATGGTGCTAGATCCCTCGGGATATAAAGATGTTACTCAGGATCCTCAAGTCATG gaagttcttcaagaCCTGTACCGCACTAAGTCGTTTCTGTTTCTGGGCTGCGGAGAGACTCTGCGTGATCAGATATTCCAGGCTCTCTTCCTTTATACTGTGAAGAATAAAGTGGATTTGGAGCACTACATGTTGGTGCTTAAAGAAAATGAAGACCACTTTTTTAAGCTTCAGGCAGATATGCTGCTTCATGGAGTAAAAGTGGTGTCCTACGGAGACTGCTTTGAACAATTCCCAGAGTATGTTCAAGATCTCTCTGCTCGGATCTGCAAGCAGAGAAGTCCAG ATGCTGATCGAGTGGACAGCACAACGCTGTTGG gagcTGCATGTGTGGACTGTGCTAAAAGGAAGCTGGGAGGGAACAGCACTGACTCTCCCAAGAGAATCAAGCAGTCAGATACTGATATGCCCTCTACTGAATGA